A part of Onthophagus taurus isolate NC chromosome 7, IU_Otau_3.0, whole genome shotgun sequence genomic DNA contains:
- the LOC139430343 gene encoding arginine and glutamate-rich protein 1-like, whose product MSERKTRGRTLSKTEEIEREERSLSRTTTGTHDIGDTGEETTPKPSTSKDKKEEEQTSEGTSIEEMMIKFMEENRRINEENQKRIDRKLQKLNEENRKINEDNKIRDENNRVINEGNLRKLNEENKIINEENLRRINEEITTKIIDENKRMRDENKKLNEENRTLIVENFEIIKKENEIIMK is encoded by the coding sequence atGTCCGAGAGAAAGACTAGGGGAAGAACTTTATCAAAAACTGAAGAAATAGAGAGGGAAGAAAGATCTTTGAGTAGAACCACAACGGGAACTCATGACATCGGAGACACAGGTGAAGAAACAACACCGAAACCTTCGACAtctaaagataaaaaagagGAAGAACAAACAAGTGAAGGTACGTCTATAGAGGAGAtgatgattaaatttatggaagaaaataGGAGAATAAATGAAGAGAATCAAAAAAGAATCGatcgaaaattacaaaaattaaatgaagaaaatcgaaaaataaatgaagatAACAAAATAAGAGATGAAAATAATAGAGTAATAAATGAAGGAAatctaagaaaattaaatgaagagaacaaaatcataaatgaagaaaatctAAGAAGaataaatgaagaaataacaactaaaataatagatgaaaacaaaagaatgaGAGACGAAAATAAGAAactaaatgaagaaaatagaACATTAATAgtagaaaatttcgaaataattaaaaaagaaaatgaaataattatgaaataa